One stretch of Roseimicrobium sp. ORNL1 DNA includes these proteins:
- a CDS encoding DUF1501 domain-containing protein, producing MNFLNSGGIQRRDFLQVGALAGIGLGLPEYLALAGEGAEQATAKAKAAIFVRLGGGPSHMDTFDLKPDAPDTHRGEFKEIATSVPGIRICEHLPKLAQCADKYVILRGVSHNLAAHELGVQYLGTGNRPVPALRYPSYGAVVAKELTSPRDLPPYVAIPTESGYATGYLGVEHGPFETGPMPQAGKPMRVRGLTLGNGVTLADVDRRQDMLKRYDSAFGDFAKRDKLLTGMDEFSQRAHAMMRSDKTREAFDLGRESATISGLFGTDSFSQSCLLATRLVGAGVRFVTVNLDGWDTHSDNFRALKTQKLPVLDSGLSGLFLALHEKGLLESTAVLVTGEFGRTPTINARAGRDHWPRAMCCLLAGGGIQGGRVIGESDAKGEGPKDTPISPDNVAASFYQTLGIDPRKEYHTPTGRPVMLVRDGAPIRDLLG from the coding sequence ATGAACTTCCTCAACTCTGGTGGCATTCAGCGGCGTGATTTTTTACAGGTCGGCGCGCTCGCCGGCATCGGACTGGGCCTTCCGGAATACCTGGCTCTGGCAGGCGAAGGCGCGGAGCAGGCCACGGCCAAGGCCAAAGCTGCCATCTTCGTGCGACTCGGCGGCGGCCCGAGCCACATGGATACCTTCGACCTGAAGCCGGATGCTCCAGACACGCATCGCGGTGAGTTCAAGGAAATCGCCACCTCGGTTCCCGGCATCCGTATTTGTGAACACCTGCCGAAGCTGGCGCAGTGCGCGGACAAGTATGTGATCTTGCGCGGGGTGAGCCACAACCTCGCGGCGCATGAACTGGGCGTGCAATACCTCGGCACGGGGAATCGGCCCGTGCCGGCGTTGCGTTATCCTTCCTACGGCGCGGTCGTGGCAAAGGAACTCACCTCGCCACGGGACCTGCCTCCCTATGTCGCCATCCCCACGGAGAGCGGCTACGCGACCGGCTACCTCGGCGTGGAGCACGGTCCCTTTGAGACAGGACCGATGCCTCAGGCTGGCAAGCCCATGCGCGTGCGCGGCCTCACGCTCGGCAATGGCGTCACCCTCGCGGATGTGGATCGACGGCAGGATATGCTCAAGCGCTACGACAGCGCCTTCGGTGACTTCGCGAAGCGAGACAAGCTGCTGACCGGCATGGATGAATTCAGCCAGCGTGCGCATGCCATGATGCGCTCGGACAAGACGCGTGAGGCCTTCGACCTTGGCCGGGAGTCTGCCACCATCTCGGGCCTCTTCGGCACGGACTCTTTCTCGCAAAGCTGCCTGCTCGCCACGCGGCTCGTCGGGGCCGGGGTGCGCTTCGTCACCGTGAACCTTGATGGCTGGGACACCCACAGTGACAACTTCCGGGCGCTGAAAACGCAAAAGCTGCCGGTGCTCGACTCGGGCTTGAGCGGTCTCTTCCTCGCGCTCCATGAGAAAGGGCTGCTGGAGTCCACGGCGGTGCTGGTGACCGGAGAGTTCGGCCGCACCCCTACCATCAATGCACGTGCGGGTCGCGACCACTGGCCACGTGCCATGTGCTGCCTGCTCGCCGGCGGCGGCATTCAAGGTGGCCGGGTCATCGGCGAATCCGATGCCAAAGGCGAAGGTCCCAAAGACACGCCCATCTCGCCCGACAACGTGGCGGCGAGCTTCTACCAGACCCTCGGCATCGACCCACGGAAAGAGTATCACACGCCCACGGGAAGACCGGTGATGCTGGTGCGGGACGGCGCGCCCATCAGGGACCTGCTGGGGTGA